The window AGCTGCGTGGCTGCCGTGATTGTGGTTAGTTTATTCatcgattttatttttgttacataTTTCTAGTTGATTGGTGTTGGAATTGTGAGATGGAGTGACATGATTATCTCTGAATTCTAAATTATTGTGATGACGAAATTGGTGAGGTGTGATAAGTGATGACCTACTTGATAGCACTTATTTACTGGTAATTCAAACTCTTGACTGTAAATTCCTACTTCTTTTATTTGAACATATCAATAACATCAGGGAAATGCTATCAATTCTGCGGAATTTTCTGAAGGTTGTGAATATATGTGCAGTCGAGGCATTGAGTATAGCTGTTCAATCCTTGCTATTAGTAGATGTTCATCCAAATTGGGATATTAGAGTTGtgaattcatttattttctagcTCTGATCGGCTGTAGACGCTTGCAATCAAGCGTAATTCAACTTCAGGGTACTTAGTTTGCTTATCCGAACACTTCATGTTTGGATATTATTTAACTCTCCTTCAAATTGATGATGGGTTAGTTATGTTTCGGGATCATGTGTTATCCTCTTGATTTTTGATAAGTCTTTTAAGTGTCAACAACGACCATCACTGAACAAGACTCAAGTCTAATAATGATTTGATTGCACATATAAGCATGGTGGATTCTTTTCAGCTTATTAGTCATGTGATCAGACCTTTTTCTTAGACTGAACCGTATGTAAATCTTGAGGTTGTGTTTGTGAGCCAAAACTACCTGCTGTAGGTTGAACTTTTCAAACACCCCCACCTCTTGTTGCTACAAGTGCAGAACTCCATCTACAGACTTCCTGGTGGACGTGTACGACAAGGTGAATCAGGTAATGCAAGTGGATTTCAGAATTGATTGGAAATTTTATGCAAGTGTTACaagttttttattatatgcCTCAGATACTGACTGCTTAAAACGCAAGCTCGCAAGCAAGCTGTCTGCTGGTGAAGATGGCCGTGGTCCTGATTGGGAGGTATGTGGTCTTTGGAAACGTAATAATGTGATTAGAGAGTAGGGCAACTCACCCGTTGCTTAATATCCAGGTTGGAGAATGCCTTGGTATGTGGTGGAGACCCGACTTTGAGTCCGTACTTTATCCGTATTTGCCACCAAACATAAAGTGGCCTAAAGTAATTCACGTATCTCATAGTATTACTCTTTTGCGTTCTCACAGATGCCAGAAGTTGTTCACCTTACATTGTTTGCCGTTTCAGGAGTGCACTAAACTCTATCTTGTGAAGCTGCCACCAAGCAGAAGGTTTATTGTGCCTAAGAATTCACGACTTCTTGCAATCCCGTTGTGTCAGCTTCATGAGAACGATGAGGTAAGTTTGATTTAGTTGAGTTTTGTCTCGAACCGTTCTGCAAATTGGATGcttacattttgtttggtcTTGTTGGAAGTAACGTTTAACACGTAGAAATACTTTGCAGACTTATGGTCCAATAATCTCTGGAGTCCCACAGTTGCTATCCAAATATTCCTTCAACATGGTAGAACCTTAAAACTTTGAGTTGGAAGGGAAATAGGATTGCAGTTGCATCGGGCAAAGGTTTGTGAATGTGGTGTTTTTTTTCCCCATAAATTTAAAGGCCGCGTCACATAAACGTGGTGTTTTGTGTAGTTGGGAGTGCTGTTGTGCGTATAGCTGGTGATGATTTGGATGGTCACAGCTTTAAGATGATATATAGCTTAGCGTTTTGTTGGGGCTagttgtgttttatttgcttcttTGAACTGTACACCACTTACACTTACATATAGTGCTTACACCGCAAAGACTTTTATAAGGGAAATTTACATTCAACACTGCAGTTTTCTTCTAGACTAGCTTTTACCAGTAACATATGCACATCACTTTCTTCTACCACTTATATTCAATCAGAGCGCTTCCATTCTAAGAGATGTTACGTGTCTCTCTGTATgcataaattagaatttgaaatGAGAATAGTGACGAAATACTGGTTCATGATAGAATCACGTAACATGTTTTGCACAACACAATTACAATTCATACATttcacaataattaaaatataaacaagcAAGTTTTAACTTCCACTAGGGTAGGTCGTgagattattaaaatttatttcatatttagacCAATTCATGGAGACAATTTTCTACTCCAAAACATCCTCGTCGTCGCGCGAACTACAATGCAGTGCCACCGTCTCGCGCACATCGTCGCGTTGTGCCACTGCTGACTTCGCTATACACTTGCAGGGCCAATGTTTGTTGTTCGTCATCCATCATTTGCCGTTCATTGCCCATCATTCTTCGTTCGTTGTTCATCGTAGGGATGGGTcaatacgatatatcgtatcgaaaacgttgtatcgtgtatcgtatcgaaaatatcgatataaaagaatttcatatcgttatcgtttcgaaagtttcgatatatcgaactttcgatataaaaaaatttcatatcgttatcgtatcgatatttcgatatatcgttaaatatcgatatatatcgaaattttcgatatatatcgaaaatataatatcgatgtatatcgaaaatatcgatatatcgaaaattttcgatatatatcgtattttcgatataaaacgatatatcgcgatataaggaaattcatatcgttatcgtatcgaaagttttcgatacgatatcgtatcatatcgaaaattacgatatatcgaaaattcgatatttttcaatacaatacgagcgatatatcattttttcggtatttttccccagccctagtTCATCGTTCATAGTTCGATGTTtgttatgaaaatattttgtacgATTAATATGAACAAACTTGTAATGAACACACACCCATTCATTCAATTGAATAAGCACAAAATTATTTCTTACAATTAGAGCCtaaaatttggttttaataCCGATTGTTGCGTTTGCAACGGAACACTTAGCTAgttggattttaattaatttaattaaggctcaatttaaattaaactaacaaaatactattattttggaCTATTGAACACAAATTCACAGCTCGTTCATATCCAAATAACGAGATTCTGgcttctttttaatttaatttatttcttgtgtTTAACATTCTAATatccattatttaattgaaatcgGCTACCAactttaattgaataatactCCCCATGTCACATCTcgaaaaaatcaatttcttttcggcacgattTAAGGAAATGATATTCATTGAGTTAAAtagagagataataaaataagagagaaattaatgtgttgttttttaacaagaaaagaaaatcaatcaTTTGCGGATCTAGGGGGCGTTATTAGGAGATTGGAGATTGGATTGTAATCAAGATTCACGCTTATCGGCAAACGTTGGTCCGTGGGTTGCACACAAATTGAACTTGCCACTGTCTACTTCAATACACGATGTCCTTCATGTTTCACGAATCAAGGCATCACCACCACCCTCGGGCCCTGTTAATTTCCTATATTGTTGATGATCGATGATATTCTTGAGTTACGCCATAACAGGGCAGAAATGCAGTTCACAAATAGCCGGTCAAAGCTATGTGAGAGTTTGCATACGAATTGAAATAATTGAGTAGTCGGTTTGAGAGGGAGGTATTGTATGcaaacaaatcaaatgaaTCGTTGAGAAGCAACGTAAATATATGTGGATGAATGTGGTTGGACTTGGAGAATAAGATGCAAGATTAATAAGGTGTACATAAGAAAAAAGGAGACGTCATTGATTCCAAGTGAGGAGAGGAGATGAGCAcgtaagagcatccgcaatggtatataggccagcaataggctagccattctctcccttgccacgtcagcaacactaaaaaatccatctgccacatcagatttaggccagccataggccagctgtaataaaaataattcaaaatatactacatttacggaattaaaatcacgattaaattaccgaattaaatttacgagacatatacgggaaaattcattaattttattttttaaaaaaagtacattaactaaaaataaaaaaaaattgcataaaaaaaaaatccgggcttccacacacgagccaccgccccactctactcctcactaatttattaaaaaaatacatagaaaaatgttagtatgccttgaatccgttatagtttgtcgctagccgaacgggggtCCCGACGGTATgacatgtttttgttttaggtcttaattttgtattgggctagttgttgttgtccatcgctagatgttgctcttgtacagaaatttagagatagagaaaatcgcgtttatataattttttaaaaataaaaaaaagaataaaaaaaagttaaaaaatagcgctggccgatcgggccgccacaatggcggctagccgatcggcaaGCGCGGCCGGCCagcgacgagcgatcggccagcccacaCCGATCTGCTCGCCGATTTCGTCctcgccgattgcaatggttcggctagcgcgacaaatcggctagccggtcgctagccgaccattgcggatgctctaaacgGACATAATTCATTCACTCATTCATTTCAATTATGTGGAGTGATTTTTAAGAGAAGCCCAAGGTTCTCCATTGTGTTTATTTAGTGCTTATTGTGTGTGTTCGTAATAGGAATATGTAATCCTTATCAGTAATTATCCTATCAAGATTTTGGCGTATCAATTGACGGAGTGAATCATagttgtgttaggtgagtggGAGTGTATATGTGGcacaaagaaaacaagaatgcaaattcaaaaggaaatagtagtaagaaaataaaactaaaaaggtGGGCGCGGAGAAATTAGAGTTGGCAATTGGCATGGttggaaataaagaaaaagaaaatgggtagagagaaagagaagagtGAAGTGAAGAGTCTCAAGCCTTCCTCCCtccctcctctctctctaccCCCACTTGATCATTATTTATCAACTTCTCCTCAAACAATTCACTTTCTCTCTTATATATAATGCGTGCAGATTGATACTCCACTTACCTAACCTCAATTTTCATTGTAAATACATCTCCTTTCGTCTTGCTAAGGACTTTGAAGAATGAAGAAAGGCTCATTAGCTCCAAATCTCAAGCTCTCCGTCCCACCTCCTGATGACATCTCTAAATTCCTGTACTACACTACTTCTTTTtccttcaatttctttttttgcatTTCAATTCATTTGGATTTCCTTGAGTTTGTGCAGGACCGGCTCGGGGACGTTCAAGGACGGCGATCTCTTGGTTAACAGGGATGGGGTTCGGATTGTTTCAAATACTGATGTTGAACTTGTAagattattctttttttcctcaatttctttcttctccTCTTTTAGCTTATTCTGATTCTCTACTGCATTTCTCACTATTGCTTTTTTGcacatttctattttgcaATGTTATGTTTCCTTGCCTCTGTTGTCGAGTTTCTTTTTATATCTATTCAGTCgattttgatgtgtttgcCATTTGGCATTTCGCAAAAGATTTGTGTTTACTTACTTTGGGGGAAATAATGAGCTTAGATATTCAGATTAACTCGAGTTTGGAGATAGACAACTTTCGATTCTCAAGATATGAGTATGCTAGATCTGGTACAAGTGTATGAACTTGTTTGTATCCATCGAAACTTGCGCTTCATTTTCTTGCATACTTTGTGCTTCAGCCAGCCTTGATTCAGCCATCAGATAACCAGTTGAGCTTAGCTGACTTTGATGCAGTGCAAGTCATTGGTAAGGGAAATGGAGGTGTTGTGCGTTTGGTGCAACACAAATGGACTGCACAGTTTTTTGCACTTAAGGTACTGATGGTCTTCATCCTTTTGTGTttagtatatttaaaatgaaatgtagaATTTGATGGTTGTTCATGTTTGATTGACATGGAGAAATATATTTGGGAGTAACCTTATAGATTCTAATATACCATAATGTATCTAATTTGAGTTTAGTACTTGCATAGCTGGAAGAAGCCTTGTGTTTCTACTTGTTTGTATTTTAAACCTAAATCCATAAAGCAGAACACAGATCTTAGTGGATGTCTCTCTGTAACACATGCATCCAAGTTATCATAAGTTTTTCTGAAGTAATTTGCACCTTACTATAACTCAACGAACCAAACCTTGTTCTACTGGAAAATGTTTCAGcacaatttctttttcttgtcaaGTTGAATATGACTGGATAGGCCTACCCTTTTCCAAGCTTTCAATGAGTTGATGGATGATGTTGTGAATTAATAGTGTAGGAagttattcatttatttataaaacatGGGATCAgcttattttatgatttgataccatatgttaaaaatattgttagatTTTGTTCTCTACGGTGAATGTGGTTAGCATCTAATATGTGGCATTCTTCACTTCTAAAGCTTCTAACTGCTGTATCATTTCTTTGACTTTGTAGATGTGTCACCGATAAACTTTCCTCTCAAGAAAACATACACAGGCACACACGCAcgtaatttacatatattgaGTATGTAGTCCGTATCCACGAGTTAGAAAGAATCAACCAGCATGAGAAAGAAATAAGCTTATTGTGGTAATGTAATGGAGTACTAAACAAGAGATCGCCTTCCTTAGACCAAGTTTGCAAATATTATGTGATAGAGATGCATAATAACCACTGACATCTATCTTCTTGATTTCTTGAATGATATCAGGTCATTCAAATGAATATTGAGGAGTCTGCTCGCAAGCACATTGCCCAAGAGCTCAAAATTAATCAGTCATCTCAATGTCCATATGTTGTGGTTTGCTATCAATCTTTCTACGATAATGGTGCAATCTCCATCATCTTGGAGTATATGGATGGAGGGTCTCTTGCAGATTTCCTTAAGAAAGTTAACAAAATCCCAGAGCCTTATCTTGCTGCAATTTGCAAACAGGTATTGCATGTGTGCGCCATGTTCTCTTTTTCTGATAGTAGTTATATTGAAATTCTCATCATGCAATTATAGGTACTCAAAGGTCTCTGGTATCTTCATCACGAAAAACATATCATCCACAGAGACCTCAAACCTTCAAACTTATTAATAAACCACAGAGGTGATTGCAAGATCACCGACTTTGGAGTCAGTGCAATACTTGCCAGCACATCTGGTCTAGCTAATACTTTCGTTGGCACTTACAACTACATGTCTGTGAGTACTCTTTCCATTACATGAATTAATACCTTCCACCAACATCACTGTATTTCGTGCTAATATCTTTCCTGGGGTAATTGATATAAACATGCTATTAAATTTGCCCACCTTTGGCTTCAGATGTGTCCTCATATCACTCATATGCTTTAATTTCAATGCTTAACCAGTAACCCGATTTTTGTTCTGAACTCTTCGTTGTTGCTCTTCTGCATGCTTAGCCAGAGAGAATCATCGGAGGCACATATGGTTATAAAAGTGACATCTGGAGCCTCGGTTTGGTTCTCCTCGAGTGTGCAACAGGAGAATTTCCATATTCCGCGCCTCAGGCTGAGGGATGGATCAATGTATACGAGCTGATGGAAACCATTGTCGATCAGCCTGTGCCTCGTCCACCTTCAGATCTATTTTCTCCAGAGTTCTGCTCATTTATCTCTGCTTGGTAATACACTAAATCTAATGCCTGATGATAAAATTTCCCACTAGCTTGAAGTGTGCTAAAAATGGTTTTAATAACATGgtcatttataattatttactgtttgaaataatttttctgTACTCTTTAGTATCACAATTATACTGTGTATAAAATTGTGCTTAAATGATTGTGAAAGCCTTTTTTGTGATGAAGATGTATGGAAGAATATTACGGAGTAATAGTTTCTCCAtctcaatttcttctcttactttaaaGTATTTCATTATCATTTATAAGGGTATGCAGAAAGGTTCTGTAAAATGGATTGAACTGCTTTATTCAACATCTTCGTAATCTACTTATTGATctaattcttgaattttttttgtccataCCTGCTTAGTACTTGCATCCTTCTATAGTAAATAGGCACCTTACCAATCttttgtgaaatttgaattCTCAGTGTGCAAAAGGATCCTAAAGATAGGCTATCGGCGAACGAACTCATGGTAAATCTTATCATGTGTAGGATAAACTCAGTTTATGGACTTCTTGGTGATTAACCTGATGTGTTTTCTGAAATTCAGGCACACCCTTTCATCACTAAGTATGACGATCTTGATGTTGATCTTTCGGTGTACTTCACCAGTGCAGGACCCTCACTGGCCACACTGTAATCAAGGTTTGATCTATACCTCAATATTGTTACTATTAGCTAACGACGTATAACAATATCATTCCGTTtgttgtaagttgtaacttAAGCATAGCTTTGAGAGATGCATGGCTAAGTTGGTCAATAGCACATGTAAAGCAATGTTACTAATAAGGCAAAAACTTGTGTTCATCCAAATCCATGGTTTGTCCACCTCGTTCTGCAATCATTTAGGATCTAATAATCCTTTGTTAGCATTTATTAATCACAATTAGGGTGTAATTAGGATGTACGCCGTGGAGTGTGCCTCCACCAATAATCTATCATCTATGGCCTTAAGTGCCTTAGTTTTCTTTGCTAATTGGATATGTTTGTTCCTATAAATTTACTTTTCTTCCAATAATTTGCAGACCAACAGAATGTTTGTAGCAGTTAACATGAGCTGCAACGATTGCAGCATTACTGCATATTATGGAGATCACATCTTCGCGGCTGTGAACATGGAACGAGGCGGTCCCGTTCTGGCTCTCCCATCCATTCGGCACTGCTTCTGAAATCACCATTTGTGCAACGTTATGTGAGGAATACTAAGATAAGGATTTGTAggtctcctttttttttttgtatgttaGTCGGAATTTCTCGAG is drawn from Salvia hispanica cultivar TCC Black 2014 chromosome 6, UniMelb_Shisp_WGS_1.0, whole genome shotgun sequence and contains these coding sequences:
- the LOC125192023 gene encoding pre-mRNA cleavage factor Im 25 kDa subunit 1 isoform X2; translation: MGDHSIPEENGGDPSSSTALDIYPLSCYYFGSRDSVSLNTETRADRLLRLTANYDAVGMRSCVAAVIVVELFKHPHLLLLQVQNSIYRLPGGRVRQDTDCLKRKLASKLSAGEDGRGPDWEVGECLGMWWRPDFESVLYPYLPPNIKWPKECTKLYLVKLPPSRRFIVPKNSRLLAIPLCQLHENDETYGPIISGVPQLLSKYSFNMVEP
- the LOC125192023 gene encoding pre-mRNA cleavage factor Im 25 kDa subunit 1 isoform X1, which codes for MGDHSIPEENGGDPSSSTALDIYPLSCYYFGSRDSVSLNTETRADRLLRLTANYDAVGMRSCVAAVIVVELFKHPHLLLLQVQNSIYRLPGGRVRQGESDTDCLKRKLASKLSAGEDGRGPDWEVGECLGMWWRPDFESVLYPYLPPNIKWPKECTKLYLVKLPPSRRFIVPKNSRLLAIPLCQLHENDETYGPIISGVPQLLSKYSFNMVEP
- the LOC125192419 gene encoding mitogen-activated protein kinase kinase 2; amino-acid sequence: MKKGSLAPNLKLSVPPPDDISKFLTGSGTFKDGDLLVNRDGVRIVSNTDVELPALIQPSDNQLSLADFDAVQVIGKGNGGVVRLVQHKWTAQFFALKVIQMNIEESARKHIAQELKINQSSQCPYVVVCYQSFYDNGAISIILEYMDGGSLADFLKKVNKIPEPYLAAICKQVLKGLWYLHHEKHIIHRDLKPSNLLINHRGDCKITDFGVSAILASTSGLANTFVGTYNYMSPERIIGGTYGYKSDIWSLGLVLLECATGEFPYSAPQAEGWINVYELMETIVDQPVPRPPSDLFSPEFCSFISACVQKDPKDRLSANELMAHPFITKYDDLDVDLSVYFTSAGPSLATL